From Actinoplanes oblitus, a single genomic window includes:
- a CDS encoding ABC transporter ATP-binding protein: MRTVSAAETAPTTHPWAVHTEQLRVRAGRHLAVDGLDLTLGTGVHGLLGPNGAGKTTLMRALATVLEPAGGKLTLLGESVDGRADLRRIRRGLGYLPQQFGFYPRFTVREFVEYMAWLKEMPKATVPGAVQRAIERVGLADRAGARLKTLSGGMLRRVGIAQAIVNDPALLLLDEPTVGLDPEQRLDFRELLRDLGVDSCVLVSTHLVEDVVAACGDVVMINQGRLVFQGTPDDLVAQGGDGDAGDSPAERGYSALLRRDRAGACR; this comes from the coding sequence ATGCGTACGGTGAGCGCGGCCGAGACCGCACCCACCACCCATCCGTGGGCGGTGCACACCGAGCAACTGCGCGTCCGGGCCGGCCGGCACCTGGCCGTCGACGGGCTCGATCTGACCCTGGGTACCGGGGTGCACGGCCTGCTCGGTCCGAACGGCGCCGGCAAGACCACGCTGATGCGGGCGCTGGCGACCGTGCTGGAACCGGCCGGCGGCAAGCTGACGCTGCTCGGCGAGTCCGTGGACGGGCGTGCCGACCTGCGCCGGATCCGTCGCGGCCTGGGTTACCTGCCGCAGCAGTTCGGCTTCTACCCGCGCTTCACGGTGCGCGAGTTCGTCGAGTACATGGCGTGGCTCAAGGAGATGCCGAAAGCCACGGTGCCCGGCGCGGTGCAGCGGGCGATCGAGCGGGTCGGCCTGGCCGACCGGGCCGGCGCGCGGCTGAAGACGCTCTCCGGCGGCATGCTGCGCCGGGTCGGCATCGCCCAGGCGATCGTCAACGATCCGGCACTCCTGCTGCTCGACGAGCCGACCGTCGGGCTCGACCCGGAGCAGCGCCTCGACTTCCGCGAGCTGTTGCGCGACCTGGGGGTGGACAGCTGTGTCCTGGTCTCCACCCACCTGGTCGAGGACGTGGTCGCCGCGTGCGGTGACGTCGTGATGATCAACCAGGGCCGGCTGGTCTTCCAGGGCACGCCGGACGACCTGGTCGCGCAGGGTGGCGACGGCGACGCCGGGGACAGCCCCGCCGAACGTGGCTATTCGGCGCTGCTGCGCCGGGACCGGGCGGGGGCGTGCCGATGA
- a CDS encoding GNAT family N-acetyltransferase, with the protein MSPTELRPTYPITTERLLLRPLTEADAEALLAYRSRPDVCRYVPFEPMTPEVITERLATHWATTALTDEGQSLTLGIEVAATGQLAGDVILFWHSRQHRGGEIGYVLHPDHAGQGYATEAAQAMLKLGFEDLGLHRIIGRIDERNEPSARVLRRLGLRQEARLVHNELFKGEWSTEIDFAMLSEEYFAKYPGSPQSA; encoded by the coding sequence GTGTCGCCCACCGAGCTGCGCCCGACCTATCCCATCACTACCGAGCGCCTGTTGCTGCGCCCGCTGACCGAGGCCGACGCCGAGGCGCTGCTGGCCTACCGCAGCCGCCCCGACGTCTGCCGTTACGTGCCGTTCGAGCCGATGACGCCCGAGGTGATCACCGAGCGACTCGCGACGCACTGGGCCACCACGGCCCTCACCGACGAGGGGCAGTCGCTGACCCTGGGCATCGAGGTCGCCGCGACCGGGCAGCTGGCCGGCGACGTGATCCTGTTCTGGCACAGCCGCCAGCATCGCGGCGGCGAGATCGGTTACGTGCTGCACCCGGACCACGCCGGTCAGGGCTACGCCACCGAGGCCGCCCAGGCGATGCTCAAGCTCGGCTTCGAGGACCTGGGCCTGCACCGGATCATCGGGCGGATCGACGAGCGCAACGAGCCGTCCGCCAGGGTGCTGCGCCGGCTCGGCCTGCGGCAGGAGGCCCGGCTGGTGCACAACGAGCTGTTCAAGGGCGAGTGGAGCACCGAGATCGACTTCGCCATGCTCTCCGAGGAGTACTTCGCTAAATATCCAGGTTCGCCTCAATCCGCTTGA
- a CDS encoding cupin domain-containing protein — MTGHPNPSVISRYASGDPGLDEAALWSVEVHLEECADCRARLAGSTPADVLTLLDRVRDELDRDVATGPAPVRTRQRWSVARNRWLVWQLVPWLTMTGAVLGCAVLLQALQPSMPSLVLLLAPVAPLPAVAIAWSRGSDPAGELIASTPAAGLPLLLRRTATVLAVIVPMLLLASDRAGVSLACALLPCLAFTTTAIALGAFIGVRRAALVLIAAWSCAVALPAVYTAHLPVVLQPGSLGVWAFIAVASAAFATARADRFLRRR; from the coding sequence ATGACCGGACACCCCAACCCGTCGGTGATCTCCCGGTACGCGTCCGGCGATCCGGGCCTCGACGAGGCCGCCCTCTGGTCGGTCGAGGTGCACCTGGAGGAGTGCGCCGACTGCCGCGCCCGGCTGGCCGGCAGCACCCCGGCGGACGTCCTGACCCTGCTCGACCGGGTGCGCGACGAGCTGGACCGGGACGTCGCGACCGGACCCGCCCCGGTGCGGACGCGGCAGCGCTGGTCGGTGGCGCGGAACCGGTGGCTGGTCTGGCAGCTGGTGCCGTGGCTGACCATGACCGGCGCCGTGCTCGGCTGCGCGGTGCTGCTCCAGGCGCTGCAGCCCAGCATGCCGTCGCTGGTGCTGTTGCTGGCGCCGGTCGCGCCGCTGCCCGCGGTGGCGATCGCCTGGAGCCGGGGCAGTGACCCGGCCGGCGAGCTGATCGCCAGCACCCCGGCGGCCGGACTGCCCCTGCTGCTGCGGCGCACCGCCACGGTGCTCGCCGTGATCGTGCCGATGCTGCTGCTGGCCAGCGACCGGGCCGGCGTCTCGCTGGCCTGTGCGTTGCTGCCCTGCTTGGCCTTCACCACCACCGCCATCGCGCTGGGCGCGTTCATCGGCGTGCGCCGTGCCGCGCTCGTCCTGATCGCCGCCTGGTCGTGCGCGGTGGCCCTACCGGCGGTCTACACCGCCCACCTCCCGGTCGTGCTTCAGCCGGGCAGTCTCGGCGTCTGGGCGTTCATCGCGGTGGCCTCGGCGGCCTTCGCGACGGCCCGCGCCGACCGCTTTCTCAGGAGGAGATGA
- a CDS encoding HAMP domain-containing protein — MRWALNRLALAITSMVALAFLVPLAVAIWQIAHDKAISEARQQATSMVTVLGVNAEPTALTNAVASTSAGSAGLLAVHLPDLAPIGTSHLPRETVDRAAKQRRSATAAAEGGVAYLQPTVLTDGRTVVVEVFVTDEEMRRGVWSAWLALGGLAVVLVGGSTLLADRLGAQLVRSTRQLAAATRRLGGGELNERIEPTGPRELRDAAQAFNTMAGDLRRLLDRERELAADLSHRLRTPLTALRLDAEAIPPGPIADRMREACDLLDEELDAIINGARLGVEVRGTEQCDLVEVLADRLAFWSVLAEDQERPWEVVGGHEPVPVAMPQSEMILVVDAMLGNVFSHTPEGVAFRVSVSSTGLLVDDAGPGIADPAAAVQRGFSGAGSTGLGLDIVRRAADTVRGQLVVGRSPLGGARVGFLLTSAEDPPADEPRRRRRALS; from the coding sequence GTGAGGTGGGCGCTCAACCGCCTGGCCCTGGCGATCACCTCGATGGTGGCGCTGGCCTTCCTGGTCCCGCTCGCCGTCGCGATCTGGCAGATCGCCCACGACAAGGCCATCTCGGAGGCGCGCCAGCAGGCCACCTCGATGGTCACCGTGCTCGGCGTGAACGCCGAACCGACAGCGCTGACCAACGCGGTGGCCAGCACCTCGGCCGGTAGCGCGGGGCTGCTCGCCGTACACCTGCCGGACCTGGCCCCGATCGGCACCTCGCACCTGCCGCGGGAGACCGTCGACCGGGCGGCGAAACAGCGCCGCTCGGCGACCGCTGCCGCCGAGGGCGGCGTCGCCTATCTGCAGCCGACAGTGCTCACCGACGGCCGGACCGTGGTGGTCGAGGTCTTCGTCACCGACGAGGAGATGCGGCGCGGCGTCTGGTCGGCCTGGCTGGCGCTCGGCGGGCTGGCCGTGGTGCTGGTCGGCGGCTCGACGCTGCTCGCCGACCGGCTCGGCGCCCAGTTGGTGCGCTCCACCCGGCAGCTCGCCGCCGCCACCCGCCGGCTCGGCGGTGGCGAGCTCAACGAGCGGATCGAGCCGACCGGGCCGCGCGAGCTGCGCGACGCCGCGCAGGCGTTCAACACCATGGCCGGGGACCTGCGCCGGTTGCTGGACCGCGAGCGCGAACTGGCCGCTGATCTCTCACACCGTTTGCGTACGCCGCTGACAGCGCTCCGCCTGGACGCCGAGGCCATCCCGCCGGGCCCGATCGCCGACCGGATGCGCGAGGCCTGTGACCTGCTCGACGAGGAGCTCGACGCGATCATCAACGGGGCCCGGCTGGGTGTCGAGGTGCGTGGCACCGAGCAGTGCGACCTGGTCGAGGTGCTCGCCGACCGGCTGGCCTTCTGGTCGGTGCTCGCCGAGGACCAGGAACGGCCCTGGGAGGTGGTCGGCGGGCACGAACCGGTGCCGGTGGCGATGCCGCAGAGCGAGATGATCCTGGTGGTCGACGCGATGCTGGGCAACGTCTTCTCGCACACCCCGGAGGGCGTCGCGTTCCGGGTCAGCGTCTCGTCGACCGGGCTGCTGGTGGACGACGCCGGGCCGGGGATCGCCGACCCGGCGGCCGCCGTGCAGCGCGGGTTCAGCGGTGCCGGATCGACCGGGCTGGGACTGGACATCGTGCGGCGAGCGGCGGACACCGTACGAGGGCAGTTGGTCGTCGGACGGAGCCCGTTGGGCGGAGCCCGCGTGGGCTTCCTTCTCACCTCGGCGGAAGATCCGCCCGCGGACGAGCCGCGGCGGCGGCGCCGGGCCCTTTCATAA
- a CDS encoding MerR family transcriptional regulator, producing MRLSELSTESGVPIATIKFYLREGLLEPGTPINARQSAYDDSHLRRLRLVRAMQQIGGMSIDQVRNVLFAAGESTLSRHERLGVAQYMLPPLVEAPAGDPLWDEVHGEVLALMTELGWLINDFSPSLNALTRSIVALRRLGYRDGIEHLRRYAAAMHPLAEGEYRFIDGHRDLDEAIEATVAYTVLYEPILLAVRRLAHEDVSARLHGRRPISPLDGV from the coding sequence GTGCGCCTGTCCGAACTCAGCACCGAAAGCGGTGTGCCCATCGCCACCATCAAGTTCTACCTGCGTGAGGGCCTGCTGGAGCCGGGGACGCCGATCAACGCACGGCAGTCCGCCTACGACGACAGCCATCTGCGCCGGCTGCGCCTGGTCCGCGCCATGCAGCAGATCGGCGGCATGAGCATCGACCAGGTGCGAAACGTGCTCTTCGCGGCCGGCGAGAGCACGCTGAGCCGGCACGAGCGGCTCGGCGTCGCGCAGTACATGCTGCCGCCGCTGGTCGAGGCGCCGGCCGGCGATCCGCTCTGGGACGAGGTGCACGGCGAGGTGCTCGCCCTGATGACCGAGCTGGGCTGGCTGATCAATGACTTCAGCCCGTCCCTGAACGCGCTGACCAGGTCGATCGTCGCGCTGCGCCGGCTCGGTTACCGCGACGGCATCGAGCACCTGCGCCGCTACGCCGCCGCGATGCACCCGCTCGCCGAGGGCGAGTACCGCTTCATCGACGGCCACCGGGACCTGGACGAGGCGATCGAGGCAACGGTCGCCTACACGGTGCTCTACGAGCCGATCCTGCTCGCGGTCCGCCGGCTGGCCCACGAGGACGTCTCGGCCCGCCTGCACGGCCGCCGCCCGATCAGCCCCCTCGACGGCGTCTAG
- a CDS encoding ArsR/SmtB family transcription factor: MSVPLYQAKAEMFRTLGHPVRIRVLELLQDGPRPVRDLLAEIDVEASNLSQQLAVLRRAGIVTSFRDGALVMYALSTPDVADLLAAGRRILGAVLTDRDGLLVQLRAQK, translated from the coding sequence GTGTCAGTGCCGCTGTACCAGGCGAAGGCCGAGATGTTCCGGACTCTCGGCCACCCGGTCCGGATCCGAGTCCTGGAACTGCTGCAGGACGGCCCGCGGCCGGTCCGCGATCTGCTGGCCGAAATAGACGTCGAGGCCTCGAACCTCTCCCAGCAGCTCGCGGTGCTCCGCCGGGCCGGCATCGTCACCTCGTTCCGGGACGGCGCCCTGGTCATGTATGCCCTGAGCACCCCGGATGTCGCGGACCTGCTGGCAGCGGGCCGCCGGATCCTCGGCGCGGTCCTCACCGACCGGGACGGCCTGCTGGTCCAGCTCCGCGCCCAGAAATGA
- a CDS encoding DNA mismatch repair protein MutL yields MRSSRWVPVTGWFVATATSIVLSWVALLPVLNAARADVGALPDVDQVPAAEFAAQPTAAPARPAPPSTSPTPGKTVKPTKKPSKKTTSPPAETRTPTAPATPTTPATVENGWTVTTGGDGVQVYVRSFTVKGGQAVVKMTGAGVVSLVTATPADGYTVEKTQSSPDDMAVYFNETGHSFIIRAIWWNNAPFAEVSEIGS; encoded by the coding sequence GTGCGATCTTCCAGGTGGGTGCCGGTAACCGGGTGGTTCGTCGCGACCGCGACCAGCATCGTGCTCTCCTGGGTCGCCCTGCTTCCGGTGCTCAACGCGGCGCGGGCGGACGTCGGCGCGCTGCCGGACGTCGACCAGGTGCCGGCCGCCGAGTTCGCCGCGCAGCCCACCGCCGCGCCGGCCCGTCCGGCCCCGCCGTCCACGTCGCCCACTCCCGGCAAAACGGTGAAGCCCACCAAGAAGCCGAGCAAGAAGACGACGAGCCCGCCGGCCGAGACCAGGACGCCGACCGCGCCGGCCACGCCGACGACGCCCGCCACTGTCGAGAACGGCTGGACCGTCACCACCGGCGGCGACGGCGTGCAGGTGTACGTCCGCTCGTTCACCGTCAAGGGCGGCCAGGCGGTCGTCAAGATGACCGGCGCGGGCGTGGTCTCCCTGGTCACCGCGACCCCCGCGGACGGCTACACGGTGGAGAAGACGCAGAGTTCGCCGGACGACATGGCGGTCTACTTCAACGAGACCGGGCACAGCTTCATCATCCGCGCGATCTGGTGGAACAACGCGCCGTTCGCCGAGGTCAGCGAGATCGGTTCATAG
- a CDS encoding response regulator transcription factor, producing MALILLVEDDRNIAAALTRALTDAGHVVRPVGQAAQALKIVTQERPDLVILDLGLPDIDGTDALRMMRTVSDVPVIVATARRSEADIIALLSAGADDYVTKPFSGGHILARISAVLRRARTTTEQAPNAITVGELVIKPRQRRAELRGEPLQLTRREFDVLAYLAERVGQVISRRELMNQVWNQARIGEEQTIDVHISWLRRKLGETAAKPRFLHTVRGVGVMMVDPQ from the coding sequence ATGGCGTTGATCCTGTTGGTCGAGGACGACCGCAACATCGCGGCCGCACTGACCCGTGCGCTGACCGATGCCGGGCACGTGGTGCGCCCGGTCGGCCAGGCCGCCCAAGCGCTGAAGATCGTCACCCAGGAGCGGCCCGATCTGGTCATCCTCGACCTCGGGCTGCCGGACATCGACGGCACCGACGCGCTGCGGATGATGCGCACGGTCTCCGACGTGCCGGTCATCGTGGCGACCGCCCGGCGCTCGGAGGCGGACATCATCGCACTGCTGAGCGCCGGTGCCGACGACTACGTGACCAAGCCGTTCTCCGGCGGCCACATCCTGGCCCGGATCTCGGCGGTGCTGCGCCGGGCGCGGACCACCACCGAGCAGGCGCCGAACGCGATCACCGTGGGTGAGCTGGTGATCAAGCCGCGGCAGCGCCGGGCGGAACTGCGCGGTGAGCCGCTGCAACTGACCCGGCGTGAGTTCGACGTGCTGGCGTACCTGGCCGAGCGGGTGGGTCAGGTGATCAGCCGGCGGGAGCTGATGAACCAGGTGTGGAACCAGGCGCGGATCGGCGAGGAGCAGACCATCGACGTGCACATCTCCTGGCTGCGCCGCAAGCTCGGGGAGACCGCCGCGAAACCGCGCTTCCTGCACACCGTCCGCGGCGTCGGCGTGATGATGGTCGATCCCCAGTGA
- the mgrA gene encoding L-glyceraldehyde 3-phosphate reductase: MEYRRCGRSGLKLPAISLGLWHNFGDDKPIETQRAVLRRAFDLGVTHFDLANNYGPPYGSAEVNFGRLLAEDFAPYRDELVISTKAGYDMWPGPYGEWGSRKYLTASLDQSLRRMNVDYVDIFYSHRFDPETPLEETMGALDAAVRAGKALYVGISSYSPAKTAEAAAILRDLGTPLLIHQPSYSMLNRWVEGELLDVLERVGAGCIGFSPLAQGMLTDRYLNGVPEGSRADEQKSLTKQWLTEENLGKIRALNAIAERRGQSLAQMAIAWSVRDPRMTSVVLGASSVAQLENNLAALGNTSFTDAELAEIDQHATESGINLWARSSAY; encoded by the coding sequence ATGGAGTACCGCCGCTGTGGGCGCAGCGGCCTCAAGCTGCCCGCGATCTCCCTGGGGTTGTGGCACAACTTCGGTGACGACAAGCCGATCGAGACGCAGCGTGCGGTGCTGCGGCGCGCGTTCGATCTCGGCGTCACGCACTTCGACCTGGCCAACAACTACGGCCCGCCGTACGGTTCCGCCGAGGTCAATTTCGGTCGGCTGCTGGCCGAGGACTTCGCGCCCTACCGCGATGAGCTGGTCATCTCGACCAAGGCCGGTTATGACATGTGGCCGGGACCCTACGGCGAGTGGGGGTCGCGGAAGTATCTGACGGCGTCGCTGGACCAGTCGCTGCGGCGGATGAACGTGGACTATGTGGACATCTTCTACTCGCACCGGTTCGACCCGGAGACGCCGCTCGAGGAGACGATGGGCGCGCTGGACGCCGCGGTCCGGGCGGGCAAGGCGCTGTACGTCGGCATTTCGTCGTATTCGCCGGCGAAGACCGCCGAGGCCGCCGCGATCCTTCGCGACCTGGGCACGCCGTTGCTGATCCACCAGCCGTCCTACTCGATGCTGAACCGGTGGGTCGAGGGCGAGCTGCTCGACGTGCTGGAGCGGGTCGGCGCCGGGTGCATCGGATTCTCGCCGCTGGCCCAGGGCATGCTCACCGACCGCTACCTGAACGGGGTGCCGGAGGGGTCCCGGGCGGACGAGCAGAAGTCGCTGACCAAACAGTGGCTAACCGAGGAGAACCTCGGCAAGATCCGGGCGCTGAACGCGATAGCCGAGCGGCGCGGGCAGAGCCTGGCCCAGATGGCGATCGCCTGGTCGGTACGCGACCCGCGGATGACCTCGGTGGTGCTCGGCGCGAGCAGCGTCGCCCAGCTGGAGAACAATCTGGCGGCGCTCGGCAACACCTCGTTCACCGACGCCGAGCTGGCGGAGATCGATCAGCACGCGACGGAGTCCGGGATCAACCTGTGGGCGCGGTCGAGCGCGTACTGA
- a CDS encoding M4 family metallopeptidase has protein sequence MKSRTPVVAATVAATAAAAAAVAIAGPATAQPTPPSSPEAAAEQAASKLLAAPPAALHASADEAFVQHDAITTDKLQYVPFDRTYKGLPVIGGDGVVVTDKAGQVKYTSVAQSAPLGTVNTTPRLTAADSLKVAKSELKSVSGVEGTKLVVLSTTGTPALAWESTIRGTSAQGPSRLTVDVDAASGKVLRTYEHVTDVTGTGTGWINGSVSIDTTLSGSTYLMRDPNMTTLQCQNATGNTTFSGPDNVWGNGTGTDRETGCVDAFYVAQKEKAMLSGWLGRNGFNGSGGAWPIRVGLNDQNAYYDGSQVQIGKNTAGKWISSADVVGHELGHGIDDNTPGGISNGGTQEFVADTFGAATEAYANNPNDPADYQVGEEVNLVGSGPIRYMYNPSLAGDDNCYSSSTPNDEVHAAAGPGNHWFYLLAEGTNPTDGQPTSTRCSGSGAITGVGIQTAIKVMYNAMLMKTSSSSYLKYRTWTLTAAKALDSTCGVFNTTKAAWDAVNVPAQSADPTCGSTGPTTPPPAGCTASNTTDVTIPDAGSAVYSDIVISGCARNASSSSTIAVNIVHTYRGDLRVDLVAPDGSVYNLKATSGSDSADNVATTYTKDLSSEAANGTWRLKVQDVYSSDTGYINSWTLTL, from the coding sequence GTGAAATCCCGTACCCCTGTCGTCGCCGCTACGGTCGCCGCAACCGCGGCTGCCGCGGCGGCCGTGGCGATCGCCGGACCGGCGACCGCGCAGCCCACCCCGCCGTCCTCGCCCGAGGCTGCCGCCGAGCAGGCCGCCTCCAAGCTGCTCGCGGCCCCGCCCGCGGCACTGCACGCCTCCGCCGACGAGGCGTTCGTCCAGCACGATGCGATCACCACCGACAAGCTGCAGTACGTCCCGTTCGACCGCACCTACAAGGGTCTGCCGGTGATCGGCGGAGACGGTGTGGTCGTCACCGACAAGGCCGGCCAGGTCAAGTACACGTCGGTGGCGCAGAGCGCGCCGCTCGGCACGGTCAACACCACCCCGCGCCTGACCGCCGCCGACTCCCTCAAGGTCGCCAAGAGCGAGCTGAAGTCGGTGAGCGGTGTCGAGGGCACCAAGCTGGTCGTCCTGTCCACCACCGGAACCCCGGCGCTGGCCTGGGAGTCCACCATCCGGGGCACGAGCGCCCAGGGTCCGAGCCGGCTCACCGTCGACGTGGACGCGGCCAGCGGCAAGGTGCTGCGCACCTACGAGCACGTGACCGACGTGACCGGCACCGGCACCGGCTGGATCAACGGCTCGGTCAGCATCGACACCACGCTCTCCGGCAGCACGTACCTCATGCGTGACCCGAACATGACCACCCTGCAGTGCCAGAACGCCACGGGCAACACGACCTTCAGCGGCCCCGACAACGTGTGGGGCAACGGCACCGGCACCGACCGGGAGACCGGTTGCGTCGACGCGTTCTACGTCGCGCAGAAGGAAAAGGCCATGCTCTCCGGCTGGCTGGGCCGCAACGGCTTCAACGGCAGCGGTGGCGCCTGGCCGATCCGGGTCGGCCTGAACGACCAGAACGCCTACTACGACGGCAGCCAGGTCCAGATCGGCAAGAACACCGCCGGTAAGTGGATCTCCTCGGCCGACGTGGTCGGGCACGAGCTGGGCCACGGCATCGACGACAACACCCCGGGTGGCATCTCGAACGGCGGCACCCAGGAGTTCGTCGCCGACACGTTCGGCGCGGCCACCGAGGCGTACGCCAACAACCCCAACGACCCGGCCGACTACCAGGTCGGCGAGGAGGTCAACCTGGTCGGCAGCGGCCCGATCCGGTACATGTACAACCCGTCGCTCGCCGGTGACGACAACTGCTACTCCAGCAGCACCCCGAACGACGAGGTGCACGCCGCGGCCGGCCCCGGCAACCACTGGTTCTACCTGCTCGCCGAGGGCACCAACCCGACCGACGGCCAGCCCACCAGCACCCGGTGCTCCGGCTCCGGCGCGATCACCGGCGTCGGCATCCAGACCGCCATCAAGGTCATGTACAACGCGATGCTGATGAAGACCTCCAGCTCGTCGTACCTGAAGTACCGCACCTGGACGCTGACCGCGGCCAAGGCCCTGGACAGCACCTGCGGCGTCTTCAACACCACCAAGGCCGCCTGGGACGCGGTGAACGTGCCGGCCCAGTCCGCCGACCCGACCTGTGGCAGCACCGGCCCGACCACGCCGCCGCCGGCCGGCTGCACCGCCAGCAACACCACCGACGTCACCATCCCGGACGCCGGCTCGGCGGTCTACAGCGACATCGTGATCAGCGGCTGCGCCCGCAACGCCTCGTCCTCCTCGACGATCGCGGTGAACATCGTCCACACCTACCGGGGTGACCTGCGGGTCGACCTGGTCGCGCCGGACGGCAGCGTCTACAACCTGAAGGCCACGTCGGGCTCGGACAGCGCCGACAACGTCGCCACGACGTACACCAAGGATCTGTCCAGCGAGGCGGCGAACGGCACCTGGCGCCTGAAGGTCCAGGACGTCTACTCCTCGGACACCGGCTACATCAACAGCTGGACGCTCACTCTCTGA
- a CDS encoding RNA polymerase sigma factor produces MRRSLDAADEAELVRRTAAGDRRAFDELYRRTSPWLAVRLRRRCADDDVVADVMQETYLAVWRAAGDFAGSATDGSAVGWLWTIAANRLVDAFRRRARQEKVPAAHTATTVPAAEDEVMAARVGHELEQALLTLPPDVRQVLRAMVLDGLSVRETSLLLGVPEGTVKSRARRARLALREALS; encoded by the coding sequence GTGAGACGAAGCCTGGACGCGGCCGACGAGGCGGAGCTGGTGCGGCGCACCGCCGCCGGCGACCGGCGCGCGTTCGACGAGCTGTACCGGCGCACCTCGCCGTGGCTTGCCGTCCGGCTGCGCCGCCGGTGCGCCGACGACGACGTGGTCGCCGACGTGATGCAGGAGACCTACCTGGCCGTCTGGCGGGCCGCCGGCGACTTCGCCGGCTCGGCCACCGACGGCAGCGCTGTCGGCTGGCTCTGGACCATCGCCGCCAACCGGCTGGTCGACGCGTTCCGCCGCCGCGCCCGGCAGGAGAAGGTGCCGGCCGCGCACACCGCGACGACGGTGCCGGCCGCCGAGGACGAGGTGATGGCCGCCCGGGTCGGCCACGAACTGGAGCAGGCGCTGCTGACCCTGCCCCCGGACGTCCGGCAGGTGCTGCGCGCGATGGTCCTCGACGGTCTCTCGGTCCGGGAGACGTCACTGCTGCTCGGGGTGCCGGAGGGCACCGTCAAGTCCCGGGCGCGGCGGGCCCGGCTCGCCCTGCGGGAGGCACTGTCATGA
- a CDS encoding biotin transporter BioY produces the protein MVTDVFGAVVPGRPTGVLADVWGRSAVRDVVLTVGAAAAVGLAAQLALPVPGSPVPITGQTFAVLLAGAVLGPGRGVAGMVLYAVAGILGVPWFADGGSGWPGATGGYLLGFIVAAALVGRLAALGADRRPGHMIGLMLIGNLLIYLCGVPWLALATTLDVPEAVSQGLFPYLLGDALKMTLAIGLLPGAWLLLDRKRAG, from the coding sequence ATGGTGACTGACGTGTTCGGGGCGGTGGTGCCCGGCCGTCCGACCGGGGTGCTCGCCGACGTGTGGGGCCGTTCCGCCGTACGCGATGTGGTCCTGACCGTGGGTGCCGCCGCAGCCGTCGGCCTCGCCGCCCAGCTCGCCCTCCCGGTGCCCGGCTCGCCGGTGCCGATCACCGGCCAGACCTTCGCGGTGCTGCTGGCCGGCGCGGTGCTCGGTCCCGGCCGCGGCGTGGCCGGCATGGTCCTCTACGCGGTGGCCGGGATCCTCGGCGTCCCGTGGTTCGCCGACGGCGGCTCCGGCTGGCCCGGCGCGACAGGCGGTTACCTGCTCGGCTTCATCGTCGCCGCGGCGCTGGTCGGCCGGCTCGCCGCGCTCGGCGCGGACCGCCGCCCGGGCCACATGATCGGCCTGATGCTGATCGGCAACCTGCTGATCTACCTGTGCGGCGTGCCATGGCTGGCCCTGGCCACCACGCTGGACGTGCCCGAGGCGGTCAGCCAGGGCCTGTTCCCCTACCTGCTGGGCGATGCCCTGAAGATGACACTGGCGATCGGCCTGCTGCCCGGCGCCTGGCTCCTGCTGGACCGCAAACGCGCTGGTTGA
- a CDS encoding monooxygenase family protein, with protein MAGSALFHGTQLLMHPRWQRTGPVDDQVHRGRFMADNEEPIAIFLVGMRINRWRSLRSWLSVMFAMPGMLRELAADPESGLLGYQLLGGPGLRQVTLIQYWRRAGDIRAFAHDGARLHRPAQDRFWKRYFAGNGAVGIWHEMFSVPKGAYQCLYGDMPATGIGAVRGLRPVVPKGEHGGYQPTTEPIFHSQLRG; from the coding sequence ATGGCCGGGTCGGCGCTGTTCCACGGAACTCAACTGCTCATGCACCCGCGCTGGCAGCGCACCGGGCCGGTGGACGACCAGGTGCACCGCGGCCGGTTCATGGCCGACAACGAGGAGCCGATCGCGATCTTCCTGGTCGGCATGCGGATCAACCGGTGGCGCTCGCTGCGCAGCTGGCTGTCGGTGATGTTCGCGATGCCCGGGATGCTCCGCGAGCTCGCCGCCGACCCGGAGAGCGGCCTGCTCGGCTACCAACTGCTCGGCGGCCCCGGGCTGCGTCAGGTCACGCTGATCCAGTACTGGCGCCGGGCCGGCGACATCCGCGCGTTCGCGCACGACGGCGCCCGGCTGCACCGCCCGGCGCAGGACCGGTTCTGGAAGCGGTACTTCGCGGGTAACGGCGCGGTCGGCATCTGGCACGAGATGTTCTCCGTGCCGAAGGGCGCCTACCAGTGTCTTTACGGGGACATGCCGGCCACCGGGATCGGCGCCGTCCGCGGCCTGCGGCCGGTGGTGCCGAAAGGCGAGCACGGGGGCTACCAGCCGACCACGGAGCCGATCTTTCACTCCCAGCTACGGGGCTGA